Proteins from a single region of Sesamum indicum cultivar Zhongzhi No. 13 linkage group LG5, S_indicum_v1.0, whole genome shotgun sequence:
- the LOC105162775 gene encoding uncharacterized protein LOC105162775 — protein sequence MTDKRPVEGRKQDDTKPQSISETMKLQGSDNPGVSLVTTPFDGTNYFTWVRSIRFTLGARGKGGFIDGTCPKLEQDHTEMEQWRKADCMVVSWILNSTTKDIAEAFLCTSSTRNLWLDLESRFGQSNGPLLYQIQKEICSVSQGNKTLAAYNIKLKKLWDEQLSLDPLPVCSCGAATKFGEKANFTQLIQFLMGLNDAYDHVRNQILLMDPLPSIGRAFSMILEVGKQREVNARSSELEKEEVMAVQSVDARRQVVTKNPVKKRSAIEKKQMYCTHCKKTGHLRENCFELNGYPDWYEDLMKQRKGMNKPVINKSFNACLEDRRRVI from the coding sequence ATGACTGACAAAAGACCAGTGGAAGGAAGGAAACAAGATGATACAAAACCTCAATCTATTTCAGAAACTATGAAACTACAGGGAAGTGATAATCCAGGCGTCAGCCTAGTAACAACACCATTTGATGGAACCAATTACTTTACCTGGGTGAGATCCATCAGATTTACACTCGGTGCCAGAGGCAAAGGAGGTTTCATAGACGGGACTTGCCCCAAACTTGAACAAGACCACACTGAGATGGAACAGTGGAGAAAAGCAGACTGTATGGTGGTATCTTGGATACTAAATTCCACTACAAAAGACATAGCAGAAGCGTTTCTTTGCACCTCCTCCACAAGAAATCTTTGGCTTGATTTAGAATCAAGATTCGGCCAAAGTAACGGACCACTCctatatcaaatacaaaagGAGATTTGTTCTGTTTCCCAAGGAAACAAAACACTAGCTGCTTACAACATTAAGCTCAAGAAATTATGGGACGAACAATTGAGTCTAGACCCTTTGCCGGTGTGTTCCTGTGGAGCTGCAAcaaaatttggagaaaaggCTAACTTCACCCAATTAATCCAATTCTTGATGGGATTAAACGATGCTTACGATCATGTTCgcaatcaaattttattaatggaTCCATTACCATCGATAGGAAGGGCATTTTCTATGATTTTGGAGGTAGGAAAGCAAAGAGAGGTTAATGCAAGAAGCAGTGAACTTGAGAAGGAAGAAGTCATGGCTGTTCAATCCGTAGATGCAAGAAGACAGGTTGTGACCAAGAATCCTGTCAAGAAAAGAAGTGCCATTGAAAAGAAACAGATGTACTGTACACACTGTAAGAAGACTGGGCATTTACGAGAAAATTGCTTCGAGTTAAACGGCTATCCTGACTGGTATGAGGACTTGATGAAGCAGAGAAAAGGAATGAATAAACCAGTCATAAACAAATCCTTCAATGCCTGTCTTGAAGACAGAAGAAGGGTCATCTAA